The Mucilaginibacter gracilis genomic interval AAAGAAGATTTCGCTAAAAACTATAAGTTTAGGCCCGCTTTATTTAAATACACCGGTAACTCGGCATTAAAAGTGGCATCCGCCTAATTATATAATGGCTCAAGGGTTAACAAAAATAGTAATAGTTGTGCAGGCACGCATGTCGTCAAGCCGTTTACCGGGCAAGGTATTGTTACCCATTTTGGGCAAAAGCTTGCTTTACCGCATGGTAGAACGTTTGCTAATGGTAAAACACCAGGTACAGGTTGTTATTGCAACATCTACCGATGCTAAAGACGATTTAATTGAAGCCGAAGCTGGCATTATTGGCGTGCCCTGTTACCGGGGCAGTTTAGATAATTGCCTAGACAGGCATTACCAGGCAGGCAAGCAGTACCATGCCGATTTGGTAATTAAAATCCCATCGGATTGCCCGCTGATAGACCCGCAGATTATTGACGAGGTGCTTGATTTTTATTTTAACCACCAGGGCGAATACGACTTTGTAAGTAACCTGCACCCAGCCACTTTTCCGGATGGTAATGATGTAGAAATTATGACAATGCCTTGCCTCGAAAAAACATGGCACGAGGCCTCCCGCCCTTTAG includes:
- a CDS encoding cytidylyltransferase domain-containing protein, giving the protein MAQGLTKIVIVVQARMSSSRLPGKVLLPILGKSLLYRMVERLLMVKHQVQVVIATSTDAKDDLIEAEAGIIGVPCYRGSLDNCLDRHYQAGKQYHADLVIKIPSDCPLIDPQIIDEVLDFYFNHQGEYDFVSNLHPATFPDGNDVEIMTMPCLEKTWHEASRPLELEHTTPYIWEHPDKFRIANVTWSTGLDYSMSHRFTIDYQSDYDFINRVYQELYPAKVNFSCADILALLNEKPGIYQINADYAGVNWYRNHLDELKTVSAQNTRSLTNQ